A window of Rhodopirellula halodulae contains these coding sequences:
- a CDS encoding DNA gyrase/topoisomerase IV subunit B — protein sequence MSVAPKEYNAKNITALEGLEPVRKRPGMYIGGVGSAGLHHLIWEIVDNSVDEAMNGHASEIVVTLHKDGETITVSDNGRGIPVDKHPKTKKSALEMVLTVLHAGGKFEGDNYKTSGGLHGVGASVVNALSKELVAVVKRNGAQYRMAFSRGQATSKLQKLRGTVRGTGTTITFTPDPTIFPRTTFNTETIKQRLETASFLHRGVKVTYVDEVAKTRETFLHENGIVDYLGKVIKEREARTIHEAPFTYRIDEDNRVEATLQWTESTDEHVRSYVNGIPTASGGTHENGFRGGVVKAVRNHIDTHNLTPRGVKITHEDIREGLIAIVSIFVAEPQFQGQTKDRLNNPEAHGIVESGIRGAMEQWLNNNPSVADAVIARIVAAARARAASRAASEAVSRKGGSKRTMLPGKLSDCVSGGKGKSELFIVEGDSAGGSAKQGRDRNCQAILPLRGKVLNTESATLKKILDNKEIQDMIASLGCGIGPSLNLANLRYDRIILLADADSDGHHITTLLLTFFYRHMPALIADGRLFIAVPPLYRIDIGKETFWAADEEDRERILSEHTGRANPEITRFKGLGEMMPKVLWNTTLDPANRTLLKVEIDDHLETDRTISDLMGRDASARFRFIMERAEDASEIDI from the coding sequence ATGTCCGTTGCACCGAAAGAATACAACGCCAAAAACATCACCGCGCTGGAAGGCCTCGAGCCTGTTCGGAAGCGACCGGGGATGTACATCGGCGGCGTCGGTTCCGCAGGCCTTCATCATTTGATTTGGGAAATCGTTGACAACTCGGTCGACGAGGCCATGAACGGTCACGCGTCCGAAATTGTGGTGACGTTGCACAAGGACGGCGAAACCATCACGGTCAGCGACAACGGGCGCGGGATTCCAGTCGACAAGCACCCCAAGACAAAGAAGTCCGCTTTGGAAATGGTGCTGACGGTGCTGCATGCCGGCGGAAAATTCGAAGGCGATAACTACAAGACATCCGGCGGTTTGCACGGTGTGGGGGCTTCGGTTGTCAACGCACTCAGTAAAGAGTTGGTCGCTGTTGTTAAACGCAATGGGGCTCAGTACCGCATGGCGTTCAGCCGCGGGCAAGCCACGTCCAAACTGCAAAAGCTTCGCGGCACGGTTCGGGGGACGGGAACGACGATCACGTTCACACCCGACCCAACGATCTTTCCGCGGACCACGTTCAACACGGAAACGATCAAGCAGCGTTTGGAAACCGCCAGCTTCCTGCATCGCGGTGTGAAAGTCACCTACGTCGACGAAGTCGCCAAAACTCGTGAAACGTTTTTGCATGAAAACGGGATCGTGGACTACCTCGGCAAAGTCATCAAGGAACGTGAGGCTCGCACGATCCACGAAGCACCGTTCACGTACCGCATCGACGAAGACAACCGCGTTGAAGCAACTTTGCAGTGGACTGAATCAACCGATGAACACGTCCGCAGTTACGTCAACGGCATTCCCACCGCCAGCGGCGGAACACACGAGAACGGATTTCGAGGCGGTGTGGTCAAAGCCGTTCGCAATCACATCGACACGCACAATTTGACGCCTCGTGGGGTGAAGATCACGCACGAAGACATTCGCGAAGGTTTGATCGCGATCGTTTCGATCTTTGTGGCCGAGCCTCAGTTCCAGGGCCAGACGAAAGACCGCCTGAACAACCCCGAAGCTCATGGAATTGTCGAATCAGGCATCCGCGGTGCCATGGAACAATGGCTGAACAACAACCCGTCAGTCGCCGATGCCGTGATCGCTCGGATTGTCGCCGCCGCCCGAGCCCGCGCCGCATCGCGTGCCGCCAGCGAAGCCGTTTCGCGAAAAGGCGGTTCGAAGCGAACCATGTTACCCGGCAAATTGTCGGATTGCGTTTCCGGTGGCAAAGGCAAATCCGAGTTGTTCATCGTCGAAGGTGACTCGGCAGGTGGCAGTGCCAAGCAAGGCCGCGACCGCAATTGCCAAGCGATCCTGCCGCTGCGAGGAAAGGTGCTGAACACCGAATCCGCGACGCTGAAGAAGATCTTGGACAACAAAGAAATCCAAGACATGATCGCTTCGCTTGGATGTGGCATCGGACCGTCACTGAACTTGGCCAACTTGCGTTATGACCGAATCATCCTGTTGGCGGATGCTGACAGCGATGGTCACCACATCACGACGTTGCTGCTGACGTTTTTCTACCGGCACATGCCAGCCTTGATCGCGGACGGGCGTTTGTTCATCGCCGTTCCGCCGCTGTACCGAATCGACATCGGCAAAGAAACGTTTTGGGCCGCCGACGAAGAGGACCGCGAACGGATTTTGTCCGAGCACACAGGACGAGCCAATCCGGAGATCACGCGATTCAAAGGATTGGGTGAGATGATGCCGAAGGTGCTTTGGAACACGACGCTCGATCCGGCCAATCGCACGTTGTTGAAAGTCGAAATCGACGACCATTTGGAGACCGATCGAACGATCAGCGACCTGATGGGACGAGACGCCTCCGCCCGTTTCCGATTCATCATGGAACGAGCCGAAGACGCCAGCGAGATCGATATCTAG
- the map gene encoding type I methionyl aminopeptidase: protein MLTKQRKLILSNTQRDMMRAAGQANAALMDYIRPHVKPGITTEKLDQMIHDWTYGHGYRAATLGYQKYPKSCCTSVNEVICHGIPDGYELQDGDIVNIDITTVVDGWHGDQSETFLLGEVSDEKRAVTQCAFDCMHMAIDALTPGCRVATIGEAVVPEAEGRGFTVVREYVGHGLGKQFHLDPSIPHFPNRQSRIDRLFPGMCFTIEPMINAGSRYTQCDKSDGWTVRTRDGRPSAQFEHSILMTEQGPEILTQTQDGPRKGHQF, encoded by the coding sequence ATGCTGACCAAGCAACGAAAACTGATTCTTTCCAACACGCAGCGCGACATGATGCGGGCCGCCGGCCAGGCCAACGCGGCGCTGATGGACTACATCCGTCCACATGTGAAACCTGGAATCACCACGGAAAAGCTGGATCAGATGATCCACGATTGGACCTACGGCCACGGATACCGAGCCGCAACCTTGGGTTACCAGAAGTATCCCAAGAGTTGCTGCACCAGCGTGAACGAAGTCATCTGCCACGGCATTCCCGATGGGTATGAATTGCAGGATGGCGACATCGTCAACATCGACATCACCACCGTCGTCGATGGGTGGCATGGCGACCAGAGCGAAACGTTCTTGTTGGGGGAAGTCAGCGACGAAAAACGAGCCGTGACGCAGTGTGCGTTTGATTGCATGCACATGGCAATCGACGCCCTGACGCCAGGTTGTCGCGTGGCGACGATTGGCGAAGCGGTGGTCCCGGAAGCCGAAGGACGTGGTTTCACCGTCGTTCGTGAATACGTCGGACATGGTCTGGGAAAACAGTTCCACTTGGATCCATCGATCCCGCACTTCCCGAACCGACAAAGCCGCATCGACCGGCTGTTCCCGGGCATGTGCTTCACCATCGAACCTATGATCAACGCTGGTTCGCGTTACACGCAATGCGACAAGTCCGACGGATGGACGGTGCGAACCCGCGACGGACGCCCATCGGCCCAGTTCGAGCATTCCATTTTGATGACCGAACAAGGCCCCGAGATCCTGACCCAAACCCAAGACGGTCCCCGCAAGGGCCATCAGTTCTAG
- a CDS encoding secretin N-terminal domain-containing protein has product MNRIDFPMQPGENESQLGIAAGRGFHAESWTRCNFARCVPQKRGWLIAGLLGLAVTVGHTDPAAAQEPAAADSASSTVGDSSASTTNESKELRFNFSGAPWGDVLRWFSEQADLSLQLDASPAGTVNFSDPTKTYSIGEGLDLINRLLLDRGWALVRRGRMLLLVDLEAENAEKLISEMAELVTPESFEGRGNSDIVRCVFPLGGLTAEEAREELSQIIGPWGRINVLGGARQVVVTETVGKLKTIQSVLSAAEEAQSSVVEIALENRAAEEILEIARPLVGLEPGMNLGDDLRISVSLYGDRVFATGDPAKLALLKSIFTKADKPIPGSEDAEEVEVVQPVLKTHSVASANLQTAFDVLQTLLQGTPDTRIALDTKRGVIVASARPETQQRIASTIAELEGDGDNFAIINLKRLEPANALLTINKFFGVTETGGQGPTVDGDPETGRLWVRGTASQIETVKRLIDELENDPLTGGLGENVRVLPLSGPSANQTLRQLESLWPMTGRENRLRVVVPNSTEEGRLQEGNGTQPIRRPMNPNADQEARWEVAPAKANNPFAVIQRETLVRTYDDTEATGEESNANSTEESQGPTLLEDESANLNAGADIVVQMTPAGLVIASKDTEALDAFEQLLNSISASSTTASDLPTVFRLKYIKADVASELVASVLGGAESSSGSLTESVMGGLGGGMLGGLLGMGGGGGDEPSTARSILTSRGSVNIVADGHLNSLIVQASPADLEFIRLVIQEIDQEESPELVRTVPTPKLIPVIYQEASSVAEIVKSVFAEKMFQEESSRGGGGGRQPSPEDFINAIRGGRGGRGGGGTEKPKSEPTKIIVAVDERSNSLVVTATPQDFEQVEELVGILDQQGMEQEEQTVVLPLAGGVRAEVLQQALESMLGVKATTSTSTSSSSGSSSSSSSSRSSMPTGSSPEDIRRRIEFFRSRFGGGGGTPGGFGGRGGDTGRGRGGDTGRGGRGGTTGGGRGR; this is encoded by the coding sequence ATGAATCGAATCGATTTCCCAATGCAGCCCGGTGAGAACGAGTCACAGCTTGGCATAGCCGCCGGCCGAGGATTCCATGCTGAGTCATGGACGCGGTGCAATTTCGCGAGGTGCGTACCGCAAAAACGTGGTTGGCTGATCGCCGGTTTGCTGGGTTTGGCGGTCACCGTTGGGCACACTGACCCCGCCGCGGCTCAGGAACCCGCCGCGGCGGATTCGGCCAGCTCCACCGTGGGAGACTCTTCCGCATCGACGACCAACGAATCCAAGGAGTTGCGATTCAACTTCTCGGGAGCACCCTGGGGCGACGTTCTGCGGTGGTTCTCCGAGCAAGCGGATTTGTCCTTGCAGTTGGACGCCTCTCCCGCCGGCACGGTCAATTTCAGTGATCCGACGAAAACCTATTCCATCGGCGAAGGCCTGGATCTGATCAACCGCCTGTTGTTGGATCGTGGATGGGCCTTGGTTCGTCGCGGCCGGATGTTGTTGCTGGTCGACCTGGAAGCCGAGAACGCCGAGAAGTTGATCAGCGAGATGGCTGAGTTGGTCACGCCGGAATCATTCGAAGGACGTGGAAACAGTGACATCGTTCGATGCGTTTTTCCTTTGGGTGGATTGACCGCCGAGGAAGCTCGCGAGGAACTGTCGCAGATCATCGGTCCTTGGGGACGCATCAATGTGCTCGGCGGTGCTCGACAAGTGGTCGTGACTGAAACCGTTGGCAAGTTGAAAACCATCCAATCGGTGTTGTCCGCGGCGGAGGAAGCCCAATCCAGCGTCGTTGAGATCGCGCTGGAGAATCGTGCGGCGGAAGAGATCCTGGAAATCGCTCGTCCGCTGGTTGGGTTGGAACCTGGGATGAACCTCGGCGACGATCTGCGCATTTCGGTTTCGCTGTACGGCGATCGTGTGTTCGCCACGGGAGATCCCGCGAAGCTTGCGTTGCTGAAAAGCATCTTCACGAAAGCCGACAAGCCGATCCCGGGCAGTGAAGACGCGGAGGAAGTCGAGGTCGTTCAACCGGTGTTGAAGACGCACTCGGTTGCGTCGGCCAATCTGCAGACCGCGTTCGATGTGTTGCAAACCTTGCTGCAAGGCACCCCGGACACTCGCATTGCTTTGGATACCAAACGAGGCGTCATCGTCGCGTCGGCTCGCCCCGAGACGCAACAACGCATCGCGTCGACGATCGCTGAGTTGGAAGGTGATGGTGACAACTTTGCGATCATCAACCTGAAACGTTTGGAACCCGCGAATGCTTTGTTGACCATCAACAAATTCTTCGGCGTGACAGAAACCGGTGGCCAAGGACCAACGGTCGACGGTGATCCAGAAACCGGGCGATTGTGGGTGCGTGGAACAGCCAGCCAAATCGAAACGGTCAAACGTCTGATCGATGAACTGGAAAACGATCCGTTGACCGGCGGGCTGGGCGAAAACGTCCGAGTGTTGCCACTGTCGGGACCTTCCGCCAATCAAACGCTGCGGCAATTGGAAAGTTTGTGGCCCATGACGGGACGCGAAAATCGTCTTCGTGTGGTCGTGCCGAATTCAACGGAAGAAGGCCGTTTGCAAGAGGGCAATGGCACGCAGCCAATCCGTCGTCCGATGAATCCCAACGCGGATCAAGAAGCCCGCTGGGAAGTCGCCCCGGCCAAAGCCAATAACCCATTCGCAGTGATTCAACGCGAAACGTTGGTTCGGACCTACGATGACACCGAAGCGACCGGTGAAGAATCCAATGCGAACTCGACGGAGGAATCGCAGGGGCCCACTTTGCTGGAGGACGAGTCGGCCAATTTAAATGCGGGAGCGGACATTGTCGTGCAGATGACTCCCGCCGGATTGGTCATCGCTTCGAAGGACACCGAGGCGTTGGACGCGTTCGAACAACTGCTGAATTCCATCAGTGCTTCGTCGACGACCGCCAGCGATCTGCCAACGGTCTTTCGTTTGAAATACATCAAGGCCGACGTGGCCTCGGAGCTGGTCGCCAGTGTTCTGGGGGGTGCGGAGTCGTCGTCTGGCTCGCTGACGGAATCGGTGATGGGCGGCTTGGGCGGCGGCATGCTGGGCGGATTGCTCGGGATGGGTGGCGGTGGTGGTGATGAACCTTCCACGGCGCGTTCGATTCTCACCAGCCGCGGCAGCGTCAACATCGTGGCCGATGGTCACCTGAACTCGTTGATTGTTCAGGCCAGCCCCGCCGACCTGGAATTCATCCGTTTGGTGATCCAGGAAATCGACCAAGAGGAAAGCCCGGAATTGGTTCGCACGGTTCCCACACCTAAGTTGATCCCGGTCATCTATCAAGAAGCTTCCTCGGTCGCCGAAATCGTCAAATCCGTTTTCGCGGAAAAAATGTTCCAGGAGGAAAGCAGCCGTGGCGGCGGCGGAGGGCGGCAACCGTCGCCGGAGGACTTCATCAACGCGATCCGTGGTGGTCGCGGCGGTCGAGGTGGCGGCGGAACAGAAAAACCAAAAAGCGAACCGACCAAGATCATCGTCGCGGTGGATGAACGCAGCAATTCATTGGTCGTGACGGCGACCCCACAAGATTTTGAACAGGTGGAGGAGCTGGTCGGGATCTTGGACCAACAAGGCATGGAGCAAGAAGAACAGACCGTGGTCCTGCCTTTGGCCGGTGGCGTTCGCGCAGAAGTGTTACAACAAGCGTTGGAGTCGATGCTGGGTGTCAAAGCAACGACGTCCACATCCACCTCCAGCTCGTCGGGATCATCGAGCTCCAGCAGTTCGTCCCGTTCGTCCATGCCCACCGGTTCGTCACCCGAAGACATTCGGCGACGCATTGAGTTCTTCCGTTCGCGATTCGGCGGCGGAGGTGGAACTCCGGGCGGCTTCGGCGGACGCGGTGGCGATACCGGACGTGGCAGAGGAGGCGATACAGGTCGCGGAGGTCGCGGCGGAACAACAGGCGGAGGACGAGGACGATGA
- a CDS encoding GspE/PulE family protein, with the protein MIMHAGEILQRRGLLTPQQLEQSRNGDPQSVVDNAVTLGYVSARDALSAIADEVGLEFRDLRTSEIDLSALEGFPQKLIYRHSMFPIGWDDGALLVATADPFDLYPLDEACATTGKTVIPVVAERNEISRLVKKHLGVGSETVEGLVAAAGDEEVELLEGIESDGSELSEMAQEASVVRLVNEILIEAVDSRASDIHIESQSDGLVIRYRIDGILHPQPVPPEINRFQAAIISRLKIMARLNIAEKRLPQDGRIKLRVHGREVDIRLSVIPMIHGEGLVMRVLDKSSMVFDLQGLGMSKEIYSRFSELIRLPHGIILVTGPTGSGKTTTLYSSLLEIRSPENKIITTEDPVEYQLDGINQIQVHSKIGLTFAASLRSILRHDPDIVLVGEIRDLETAENATQASLTGHMVFSTLHTNDAAGAFTRMVDMGVEPFLVAGTVEAVMAQRLLRRLCPHCKKAVTPDRSDLPKDFPWDELDGKEIYESVGCRECRNVGYSGRLGIYELLVSSENIREMAQNRASSWDIRRQAVKEGMRTLRMDAWDKVVAGVTSIDEVMRVTKGEAL; encoded by the coding sequence ATGATCATGCACGCAGGCGAGATTCTTCAACGACGAGGTTTGTTGACTCCGCAGCAATTGGAACAGAGCCGCAATGGCGACCCGCAATCGGTCGTCGATAACGCGGTCACGTTGGGGTATGTCTCCGCACGAGACGCCTTGTCCGCGATTGCTGACGAAGTCGGTTTGGAATTTCGTGACTTGCGAACTTCCGAGATCGATCTGTCGGCGTTGGAAGGATTTCCACAAAAGCTGATCTATCGTCATTCGATGTTCCCGATCGGTTGGGACGACGGTGCTTTGCTGGTCGCAACCGCAGATCCGTTCGATCTCTATCCGTTGGACGAAGCCTGTGCGACCACCGGCAAAACGGTGATTCCCGTCGTTGCCGAACGAAATGAAATCAGTCGTCTGGTGAAAAAACACCTCGGCGTCGGTAGTGAAACTGTCGAAGGGTTGGTCGCCGCCGCGGGCGATGAAGAAGTCGAGCTGCTGGAAGGCATCGAATCCGACGGCAGCGAACTGTCGGAGATGGCACAGGAAGCCTCCGTGGTTCGGCTGGTCAATGAAATTTTGATCGAAGCCGTCGATTCACGGGCGAGTGACATTCACATCGAGTCCCAATCGGACGGTCTGGTGATCCGGTACCGCATCGACGGGATTCTGCATCCGCAACCGGTGCCTCCGGAGATCAACCGTTTCCAAGCGGCCATCATCAGCCGTCTGAAAATCATGGCTCGGTTGAACATCGCTGAGAAGCGATTGCCGCAGGACGGCCGGATCAAGCTGCGTGTTCACGGCCGCGAGGTCGACATTCGTTTGAGCGTCATCCCCATGATCCACGGCGAAGGCTTGGTCATGCGGGTGTTGGACAAATCGTCCATGGTCTTTGATCTGCAAGGCCTAGGGATGTCCAAAGAGATCTATTCCAGGTTCAGCGAACTGATTCGGCTGCCTCACGGAATCATCTTGGTCACCGGACCGACGGGGAGTGGTAAAACGACGACGCTGTACAGCAGTCTGTTGGAAATCCGCAGTCCCGAAAACAAGATCATCACAACGGAAGACCCGGTTGAGTATCAGCTCGATGGGATCAACCAGATCCAAGTCCATTCGAAGATCGGTTTGACGTTCGCCGCGTCGCTGCGAAGCATTCTGCGTCACGACCCGGACATCGTGCTGGTCGGGGAAATTCGTGACTTGGAAACCGCTGAAAACGCCACCCAAGCGTCGTTGACCGGTCATATGGTGTTTAGCACGCTGCACACCAACGATGCCGCCGGTGCCTTCACGCGGATGGTCGACATGGGGGTGGAACCTTTCTTGGTCGCCGGCACGGTGGAAGCCGTCATGGCTCAGCGACTGCTGCGTCGTCTTTGCCCGCATTGCAAGAAAGCCGTCACACCGGATCGCAGTGATCTGCCAAAGGACTTTCCTTGGGACGAACTGGACGGCAAAGAGATCTACGAAAGCGTCGGTTGCCGCGAATGTCGCAACGTGGGCTACTCCGGTCGATTGGGGATCTACGAATTGCTGGTCAGCAGCGAAAACATTCGCGAAATGGCTCAGAATCGTGCCAGCAGTTGGGACATCCGCCGCCAAGCCGTCAAGGAAGGCATGCGAACGCTGCGAATGGATGCCTGGGACAAAGTGGTCGCCGGCGTGACCAGCATTGATGAAGTCATGCGAGTGACCAAGGGCGAAGCGTTGTAG
- a CDS encoding type II secretion system F family protein, whose translation MPTFQYTARDMSGKSVQGTLEAGSQREATSLLTGRDLFPTKITEQKSGSGLSLFSGKKKKVKGQIMATFYGQLASLLRSGVPMIRSLTILGEQSSTPVLGEVLHEIRGRVEDGEPIGDTMARYPGVFSDMAVNMVRAGTEGGFLEDALDRVGVFTELQEDLKGRTISAMAYPAFLFTVGTVVISALLVFFVPKFDMLFDRLRQKGEMPAMTEALLGFSNFLQGYGWIVMILGVVLIFVLRAQLQTERGQDIFDKVKLKVPVLGDILMNLSVARFCRVLGTLLANGVPILKSLDISKSATGNRLLSRSISDATENIRSGESLAKPLRQSGYFPISVVEMISVGEESNSLDRVLPEIADSLEKRTFRRLDLFVRLLEPLMLLVMAVLVLAVVMALLIPVLKSSTSL comes from the coding sequence ATGCCAACGTTCCAGTACACCGCCCGAGACATGTCCGGAAAAAGCGTTCAAGGAACGCTGGAGGCTGGCTCGCAACGGGAGGCGACGTCACTGCTCACCGGTCGAGACCTCTTTCCGACTAAAATCACCGAGCAAAAGTCAGGCTCCGGTCTGTCTTTGTTCTCGGGAAAGAAGAAGAAAGTCAAAGGCCAGATCATGGCGACTTTCTATGGTCAGTTGGCGTCGCTACTTCGCAGTGGCGTGCCGATGATTCGATCGTTGACAATCCTGGGAGAACAATCCAGCACACCCGTGCTGGGTGAAGTCCTGCACGAAATTCGAGGTCGGGTGGAAGACGGTGAACCCATCGGCGACACGATGGCTCGTTATCCCGGTGTGTTCAGCGACATGGCCGTGAACATGGTCCGCGCCGGTACGGAAGGTGGCTTCTTAGAAGACGCCTTGGACCGTGTCGGTGTGTTCACGGAACTACAAGAAGACTTGAAGGGACGCACGATCAGCGCGATGGCTTACCCGGCGTTCTTGTTCACGGTGGGTACCGTCGTGATCTCGGCGTTGTTGGTGTTCTTCGTGCCGAAGTTCGACATGTTGTTTGATCGACTGCGTCAGAAAGGCGAAATGCCGGCGATGACGGAAGCCCTTCTGGGTTTCAGTAACTTCCTGCAAGGCTACGGTTGGATCGTGATGATCCTTGGCGTGGTCTTGATCTTCGTCCTGCGAGCACAACTGCAAACCGAACGCGGACAGGACATCTTCGACAAGGTGAAATTGAAAGTGCCCGTGTTGGGCGACATTTTGATGAACCTTTCGGTCGCGCGGTTTTGCCGCGTGCTCGGAACATTGCTCGCCAACGGGGTTCCGATTCTGAAGTCGCTGGACATCAGCAAATCGGCCACCGGCAACCGCTTGCTCAGTCGTTCGATTTCGGACGCGACGGAGAACATTCGTAGCGGTGAGAGTTTGGCCAAACCGCTTCGCCAGTCCGGCTACTTTCCAATTTCGGTCGTCGAGATGATTAGTGTCGGCGAAGAGAGCAACTCATTGGATCGCGTGCTTCCTGAAATCGCGGACTCACTGGAAAAGCGGACGTTCCGGCGGTTGGACCTGTTTGTTCGGTTGCTGGAACCTTTGATGCTACTCGTGATGGCCGTCTTGGTGCTGGCCGTCGTGATGGCACTGCTGATCCCAGTCCTGAAGAGCAGCACCAGCCTCTGA
- a CDS encoding RedB codes for MLSVLFMLPVLLGMSMLANYANQPGPEAIDVPVKLTSGVLPEWKAFSARPTVVFFYHPHCPCTRATVRTWERLIATSSTQPKIFAYAYRPADVNDQWVESDLTDAIRKLGDVDVIADAGGDACRRFGVTTSGHLLVYGVNGELKFSGGITSARGHEGESQAGDAFIKQINLQSTAQTHWPVFGCAVVSEAEGV; via the coding sequence ATGTTGTCGGTCCTCTTCATGCTGCCTGTTCTTCTCGGCATGTCCATGTTGGCCAACTACGCCAACCAACCAGGGCCCGAGGCGATCGATGTGCCGGTCAAACTCACCAGCGGCGTGTTGCCAGAATGGAAGGCGTTTAGCGCTCGTCCGACCGTTGTCTTTTTCTATCATCCTCACTGCCCGTGCACGCGAGCGACCGTGCGTACATGGGAGCGATTGATCGCGACCAGTTCCACGCAACCGAAAATCTTTGCCTACGCTTATCGTCCTGCCGACGTGAACGACCAGTGGGTGGAGTCGGACTTGACCGACGCCATCCGCAAACTGGGCGACGTCGATGTGATCGCGGATGCCGGTGGCGATGCTTGCCGCCGTTTTGGAGTCACGACGTCTGGGCATTTGTTGGTCTATGGCGTCAACGGTGAGTTGAAGTTCAGCGGTGGGATCACCTCGGCACGTGGTCACGAGGGCGAATCGCAAGCGGGCGACGCATTCATCAAGCAAATCAACCTGCAATCCACCGCTCAAACGCATTGGCCCGTCTTTGGTTGCGCGGTCGTATCAGAAGCGGAGGGCGTTTGA